From Triticum aestivum cultivar Chinese Spring chromosome 4A, IWGSC CS RefSeq v2.1, whole genome shotgun sequence, a single genomic window includes:
- the LOC123082815 gene encoding cell number regulator 10-like, with amino-acid sequence MKPAAQPVTGVPVGGAPAPAAWSSGLFDCFDDCGLCCLTCWCPCITFGKVAEIVDRGSTSCGTSGALYALLGSLTGCHWIYSCTYRSKMRAQYALPDEPCCDCCVHFCCETCGLIQQYKELKARGYDPDIGWHLNVERGNGGAGVGGVNPPGMQEMGR; translated from the exons ATGAAGCCCGCCGCGCAGCCGGTCACCGGCGTCCCCGTCGGCGGCGCCCCCGCCCCAGCCGCCTGGTCCTCCGGCCTCTTCGACTGCTTCGACGACTGCGGCCTCT GTTGCCTGACGTGCTGGTGCCCTTGCATCACGTTTGGCAAGGTGGCGGAGATCGTGGACAGGGGCTCGACGTCGTGCGGCACCAGCGGGGCGCTCTACGCGCTGCTGGGGTCGCTCACGGGGTGCCACTGGATCTACTCCTGCACGTACAGGTCCAAGATGCGCGCCCAGTACGCGCTCCCGGACGAGCCCTGCTGCGACTGCTGCGTCCACTTCTGCTGCGAGACCTGCGGCCTCATCCAGCAGTACAAGGAGCTCAAGGCCCGTGGCTACGACCCCGACATTGGCTGGCACCTCAACGTCGAGCGCGGCAACGGCGGCGCCGGTGTTGGCGGCGTCAACCCGCCCGGCATGCAGGAGATGGGCCGCTAG